Proteins co-encoded in one Quercus robur chromosome 8, dhQueRobu3.1, whole genome shotgun sequence genomic window:
- the LOC126695698 gene encoding uncharacterized protein LOC126695698 gives MAALKLLLSQARRHCLSKPSFPHRSLCSSSSSSSSNPNLNSESPAKPSQTVPIQPVSYTVKPKDPSTPEQSPTPSPPPPFPPRQQPRNPQQQETPSLWTREDVRYVKDVPNISPVSYPSRVAPLPEDKISADGEGANNEQRLESNEEMKRERRRIEAEGIMRRRVFRVSEEENVAVPFPMLIKKKESKEKPAPLDLVEAIRLVKASATKNFDETIEAHVRLAIKKERTDQIVHGSLILPHGVAKVVRVAFFAEGADADEARAAGADIVGGVELIEEIASSNKFNVDKCFATPQLVLRLNKIASFLKERHLLPDRKSGTVTSDVSGAIKAARLGRIHFKMDKTSIVHVGLGKASFAEESLRENIGAFMNALLIAKPASLKKASKYAGYVNSFHICSTMGPGFPISIQSLSKAADHFHKVNIN, from the exons ATGGCAGCCCTCAAGCTTCTTCTCTCCCAAGCTCGCCGCCATTGCCTTTCCAAACCCTCATTCCCCCACCGGTCCCTCTgttcttcctcctcctcctcctcttcaaATCCTAACCTTAACTCCGAATCTCCAGCTAAACCCTCGCAAACCGTACCCATCCAACCAGTCTCCTACACCGTAAAACCCAAAGACCCCTCCACTCCCGAACAATCCCCAACGCCATCACCGCCACCACCATTCCCGCCTCGTCAACAACCTCGCAACCCGCAGCAGCAAGAAACGCCGTCGTTATGGACCCGCGAGGACGTCCGGTACGTCAAGGACGTGCCGAACATATCCCCAGTCTCGTACCCCTCGCGCGTGGCTCCACTTCCCGAGGATAAGATCTCAGCCGATGGAGAAGGAGCGAATAATGAGCAGAGATTGGAGAGCAACGAAGAGATGAAGAGGGAGAGAAGGAGAATCGAAGCGGAAGGAATAATGAGGAGAAGGGTTTTTAGGGTTTCAGAGGAAGAGAACGTGGCTGTCCCCTTTCCAATGCTCATCAAGAAGAAGGAGAGCAAGGAAAAGCCTGCTCCTCTTGATTTGGTGGAGGCTATTCGACTTGTCAAG GCTAGTGCCACAAAGAATTTCGATGAAACTATTGAAGCACATGTAAGATTGGCTATTAAGAAAGAGCGAACTGATCAG ATAGTACATGGTAGTTTGATTCTGCCTCATGGTGTTGCAAAG gtTGTCAGGGTGGCTTTCTTTGCTGAAGGGGCAGATGCAGATGAAGCTAGAGCTGCAGGAGCTGATATTGTTGGTGGTGTTGAACTTATTGAGGAAATTGCAA GTAGTAATAAGTTTAATGTCGACAAGTGTTTCGCAACGCCTCAATTGGTGCTGCGTCTGAATAAG ATAGCAAGTTTTCTCAAAGAACGGCATCTATTGCCAGACCGTAAA TCTGGTACTGTGACTAGTGATGTTTCTGGGGCAATAAAGGCAGCAAGGCTTGGTCGTATTCATTTTAAAATGGACAAAACATCAATCGTGCATGTGGGACTTGGGAAG GCAAGTTTTGCAGAAGAGTCTTTACGTGAAAATATTGGTGCATTTATGAATGCTCTCTTGATTGCAAAACCTGCAAGCTTAAAAAAGG CTTCGAAGTATGCTGGATATGTGAACTCCTTCCATATATGCAGCACT ATGGGTCCGGGATTCCCTATTTCAATACAGTCATTATCCAAAGCTGCAGACCATTTCCACAAAGTCAACATTAACTGA
- the LOC126695696 gene encoding sec1 family domain-containing protein MIP3 translates to MALVDVTKSCIDSIRQISEHIEDATLYLDAGSTESFQFIGAFPVLLGLGVRAVCSLENMCSLDAVVDWNSKSDAARKIVVITSRLLSDAHRYILRCLSTHQGVRHCIIFTSISEISHSAYPDSPLGPDAFHEYESLLVQDYEELVKKAETKSKEPEDKSLQDNLPFEDEGWSRLTSSEEGFPRIEASSSGRDIYNNNLIGHVEDVGQKLVVSVHHFPMLLCPFSPRVFVLPSEGSIAEAYVSAEHEDSLSPGLPPLSTGLPSDGDDVPPGATLTAHFLYHLAAKMELKMEIFSIGDLSKTVGKILTDMSSLYDVGRRRRSAGLLLIDRTLDLLTPCCHGDSLVDRMFSSLPHKERATSSTQTKGSQTQLKHGPSKLQRTPLDVQIPLQKILSEEDCKIDNFRLLESIEAFLCAWDSTNSASQIVDLTNLSNKVNDKRPLHSEIELFSGSFVSTENFRGTPYLEAIMDRRTKDGGILVKKWLQETLRRENITVNVKSRPGYVTKSELQPMIKALANSQPSLMRNKGIIQLAAATLVALDESHCATWDAFISAEKILTASAGDTTQSLAAQIGDLVNKSALVGSHGQKNGKTEPSHGVLSFQDALLLTITGYILAGENFPTSGSDGPFSWQEEHLLKEAIVDAILENPSIAKLEFLHGLREDLEANLNRMRSEKTKEVSSNQLEIDDFDDDQWASWGDEDADNYNNKEQVYGDMQLKLELRDRVDNLFKFLHKLSSLKRRNLPLRDGTLSLESNFSGDPYTSKGLLHKLLTRVLGKYDVPGLEYHSSTVGRLFKSGFGRFGLGQAKPSLADQNVILVFVIGGINGLEVREAQEALSESGRPEIELLLGGTTFLTPHDMLDLLTGDSSYFNPLIGKR, encoded by the exons ATGGCTTTGGTTGATGTGACAAAATCTTGCATTGATTCCATTCGCCAG ATATCAGAGCACATTGAAGATGCTACTCTTTACCTTGATGCTGGATCTACAGAAAGTTTCCAATTTATTGGGGCATTTCCTGTGTTGCTGGGCCTTGGAGTACGTGCAGTTTGCAGTTTGGAGAACATGTGTTCTCTCGATGCG GTGGTTGATTGGAACTCAAAATCTGATGCTGCAAGGAAAATAGTGGTCATCACATCCCGTCTACTAAGTGATGCGCATCGGTATATTTTACGTTGCCTAAGCACACATCAAGGTGTTCGTCATTGTATTATATTTACATCAATCTCAGAG ATATCTCACTCTGCATATCCTGATTCACCTCTGGGACCAGATGCATTTCATGAATATGAATCCTTGCTTGTCCAAGATTATGAGGAACTTGTTAAGAAAGCTGAGACAAAGTCTAAAGAGCCAGAAGATAAAAGCTTACAGGATAATTTACCCTTTGAAGATGAAGGATGGTCACGACTCACGTCCAGTGAAGAGGGTTTTCCTCGCATTGAAGCTAGTTCAAGTGGAAGAGATATATACAATAATAATCTGATAGGTCATGTAGAAGATGTAGGGCAAAAATTGGTTGTTTCTGTGCATCACTTCCCCATGCTTTTGTGTCCTTTTTCACCAAGAGTCTTTGTTTTACCTTCAGAGGGATCAATTGCCGAAGCATATGTATCAGCTGAACATGAGGATTCCCTTAGTCCTGGATTGCCTCCCTTAAGTACTGGATTACCTTCTGATGGTGATGATGTTCCTCCTGGGGCAACTCTTACAGCACATTTTCTTTACCATCTGGCCGCCAAG atggAGTTGAAAATGGAGATATTTTCCATTGGTGATTTGTCAAAAACCGTTGGGAAGATATTGACAGACATGTCAAGTCTTTATGATGTAGGCCGTCGTAGACGATCAGCAGGTCTATTACTCATTGACCGCACACTTGATCTTCTAACCCCTTGCTGCCATGGGGACTCACTTGTTGATCGCATGTTCTCCTCTTTGCCTCATAAGGAACGAGCAACATCATCTACCCAAACTAAAGGCtctcaaacccaactcaaacaTGGTCCTTCTAAACTGCAACGCACTCCTCTTGATGTTCAGATCCCACTTCAAAAGATTTTAAGCGAAGAagattgtaaaatagataattttcgGCTTCTAGAAAGCATCGAAGCTTTTCTATGTGCATGGGATTCTACTAACTCTGCTTCTCAAATTGTAGATTTAACTAATCTCAGCAACAAAGTTAATGATAAAAGGCCCCTTCACTCTGAGATTGAGCTATTTAGTGGGTCCTTTGTCTCCACTGAAAATTTTCGTGGAACACCATACTTGGAAGCTATAATGGATAGGAGGACCAAGGATGGGGGCATTCTGGTAAAGAAGTGGCTCCAAGAAACTCTGCGTCGGGAAAATATAACTGTGAATGTGAAATCTCGTCCTGGCTATGTTACAAAGTCTGAGTTGCAACCTATGATCAAAGCATTGGCTAATAGTCAGCCATCTCTGATGAGAAACAAAGGAATCATTCAGTTAGCTGCAGCTACATTAGTGGCCCTTGATGAATCACATTGTGCCACATGGGATGCATTTATCAGTGCGGAGAAAATATTGACTGCTAGCGCTGGAGACACAACCCAGAGTCTTGCTGCTCAAATTGGTGATCTTGTCAATAAGAGTGCTTTGGTGGGATCACATGGACAGAAGAATGGCAAAACAGAGCCTTCACATGGAGTACTTTCTTTTCAAGATGCTTTACTGCTTACAATTACTGGATATATATTGGCTGGTGAGAATTTCCCAACATCTGGGTCAGATGGTCCTTTTTCTTGGCAAGAGGAGCATCTGTTGAAAGAGGCAATTGTGGATGCTATTCTTGAAAACCCATCAATAGCAAAACTAGAATTTTTGCATGGTCTAAGGGAAGACCTTGAAGCCAACCTAAACAGGATGAGATCagagaaaaccaaagaagtGTCTTCAAATCAATTAGAAATTGATGATTTTGACGATGATCAATGGGCTAGCTGGGGTGATGAAGATGCTGATAATTATAATAACAAAGAGCAAGTGTATGGTGACATGCAGCTGAAGTTGGAGTTGCGTGATAGGGTGGATAACCTTTTCAAATTTCTTCATAAATTATCTAGCTTGAAGAGGAGGAACTTACCATTGAGGGATGGGACGTTGTCTTtagaaagtaattttagtggaGATCCCTATACAAGTAAAGGATTACTTCATAAACttctaacaagggtgttgggcAAGTATGATGTACCTGGATTGGAGTACCATTCCTCTACTGTTGGACGACTTTTCAAAAGTGGGTTTGGAAGATTTGGCCTTGGGCAG GCAAAACCAAGTCTTGCTGACCAAAACGTCATTCTGGTTTTTGTTATTGGGGGCATCAATGGTCTTGAG GTACGTGAAGCTCAGGAGGCTTTATCTGAGAGTGGAAGGCCTGAAATCGAATTGCTTCTTGGTGGAACAACCTTTTTAACTCCTCATGATATGCTTGATTTACTAACGGGGGACTCCAGTTACTTCAATCCCTTAATTGgtaaaagatag